From the genome of Amyelois transitella isolate CPQ chromosome 16, ilAmyTran1.1, whole genome shotgun sequence, one region includes:
- the LOC106129102 gene encoding tropomyosin-1: protein MDAIKKKMQAMKLEKDNAMDKADTCEQQARDANLRAEKVNEEVRELQKKLAQVEEDLTLNKNKLEQANKDLEEKEKLLASTEAEVAALNRKVQQIEEDLEKSEERSGTAQQKLLEAQQSADENNRMCKVLENRAQQDEERMDQLTNQLKEARLLAEDADGKSDEVSRKLAFVEDELEVAEDRVKSGDAKISELEEELKVVGNSLKSLEVSEEKANQRVEEFKKQLKTLTSKLKEAEARAEFAEKTVKKLQKEVDRLEDELGINKDRYKSLADEMDSTFAELAGY, encoded by the exons ATGGACGCGATCAAGAAGAAGATGCAGGCGATGAAGCTGGAGAAGGACAACGCCATGGACAAGGCCGACACCTGCGAGCAGCAGGCCCGGGACGCCAACCTCCGCGCCgaaaag GTCAACGAGGAAGTCCGCGAACTCCAGAAGAAGCTGGCCCAGGTGGAAGAGGACCTCACACTCAACAAGAACAAGCTGGAACAGGCCAACAAGGACCTGGAAGAGAAGGAGAAGTTGTTGGCCTCCACAGAGGCGGAGGTCGCCGCCCTCAACAGGAAGGTACAGCAGATTGAGGAAGACCTGGAGAAGTCGGAGGAGAGGTCCGGCACGGCCCAGCAGAAACTGCTCGAGGCGCAGCAGTCCGCTGATGAAAACAACcg TATGTGCAAAGTATTGGAGAACAGAGCCCAGCAAGATGAGGAGCGTATGGACCAGCTCACCAACCAGCTGAAGGAGGCGCGTCTGCTCGCTGAAGACGCCGACGGCAAGTCTGACGAG GTATCACGCAAGCTGGCCTTCGTTGAAGACGAGTTGGAAGTAGCTGAGGACCGAGTCAAGTCTGGAGACGCCAAGATCTCAGAACTTGAAGAAGAATTAAAG GTCGTAGGAAACTCGTTAAAATCCCTGGAGGTGTCCGAGGAGAAGGCGAACCAGCGCGTGGAGGAGTTCAAGAAGCAGCTGAAGACCCTCACTAGCAAGCTGAAGGAGGCCGAGGCCCGTGCTGAGTTCGCTGAGAAGACTGTCAAGAAACTGCAAAAGGAGGTCGACAGGCTTGAAG ATGAGCTGGGCATCAATAAGGACCGGTACAAGAGCTTGGCTGACGAGATGGACTCCACCTTCGCTGAGCTGGCTGGATATTAA